The DNA region GACAACACGGGGAACGTTTTCCCCAGACAAATGCCGTGTAGGAGGAATACCTGCCACTCAACTTCCACGGTTCACAGAGCCAAGATCTGGCCTCTGGCTGGGGAAGCATTCCATGTTGGAGACATGGTTTTGTCACCACAAGCGTTTGCCTGTCTTGGGTGTGTGCCTAGGACCGAGGATGTAACAGGAGTGCCACAATCCCAACCTCAAAAAGCCGTGATTATTAAGAACAAAAGGCAAACCtaagttttttaaacaaaacaaaatttggtGGCATATTGAATAGCAGGGCTAAAGCagattaaaataaagattaaaccACTTATTCCTGGTGCCGTGTGTTCAAGAAACTTTTAACCAGAGACTCCCAGGAGAGGCTAGTTTGGGATATCAGGTGGGGAAAATAAAACCACGGGAAGAGGCGAGGGCAAGCCCAGATGGATGGTCTCGGCTTTGGTCACCCCAGCTGTTCACTTGCAGGGAAAGCTAACAGCAAAGGAGTGAACACGTCTTGGTGTTTTGGAAGAGCTAGATTAGAATGATAAAAGATGCTGCTGCGTGGAAACccttaaaatatgaaacaaaactaGTTTATTGATTGCTACGCTGAAATGTCAACGAAGGGTGCTAAACACATTCCTTTCATGCATTTACCCCACAATCAGCTTAAAAACTACTCATctgaacagtaaaaaaaaaaaaaaaaaaaaaaaaaaaggtggataaAGATTGCCGcttatggttttttttctttatttggcctcgccacgtggcatgtgggatcttactttccccaccagggatcgaacccacgcctcgccccctgcaggggaagtgcggagtcttaaccactggaccaccagggaagtccccgatgGGGTTTTAATTATCATGTATTTGTGGTGTCCAAGTAATTTAAGCTTCGGTGCAAATTTCATTCTACAAGCCACCTGGAGCGGTAGGGGAATTAAATCTCTCTCACGATTCAAGGGGCtattcatactacccaaagaggAGGGCTTTACCtcataaattaaattttcataaatttaaactCTATTCATTATATAATTAAAGTCCAAAACATCCCAATGAGACCATGATTCAAAACAAAATACAGTACAAATTTATTGACTCCAATCAACCTTAGTCAAGATTTAAGCAAAGTAAACAGATAATTGGATACAAATAAGCAATGGCTTAACATTAGGTAGAAGTCCTATTTTACTATGAGTTTTCAGTCCAAAAAAGCTTATTCCTAAATAAAATTGAACAATGATTTCTCTGCTGAGGCGTATGACAAAATACACACAGTTATAAAGCAGCCAcgtctgtttttcttttagcaaTAAGCATTCATTCAATGAAAATTTTGAAACTGCCTTGGATTAATGTCGATAAGAAATTATCACCTTTTGAGAATTAGTATTAACCAAGTATAACTTTGTGGAAAATCTGGACAGCACTAATAAATGACTAAAGAGCACTGAATTCAACTGTTTTAAAGATTTACAGTAAAATACTTTGGTTCCCAAACGACTGTCtctaaatggaattttttaaaaacctgacattgactcattttttctcttccagaatcTAAACACGGACAGTGAGTTTTCTCCCCAGTCACGTGGCAACGGGGCACCCTAGTGCACACAGCCGGGAAGCGCTGAGTGGGCACACCAAAAACTATGCAAACGTCAAGCTCCTTAAAGTGCTAAAGCCACAAGAGAAAAACCTATttgtaaaacttaaaagaaaaagccagTGTTAAAGAACTTATTAAAGAATATGTGCTAGCATTATTTAAATCAATAATGCTTTTCACAATTATTGCAAAAAAACCTCAGACACATCAGAAATTGATAAACTGACTCGTAACATTCCAATATTAATTAGTGCAATTTATAAAGAAACCTGTTATGAATGACATTATTTTtgcagtaagaaaatgaaaataactttactTCCTTAAGTTCCAGATTTtggctgtacacacacacatccctacacgcacacacacacacgtgcacacacacacacagtttgagGGAACAAAGGCCGACTTGGATCAGTCCATTCCTGTCCCTCCCTCATCCGACCGTCCGGCTGGCCTGATTACAACCTCTTTTCTTCACCAAAGGGCACATTTTATTCTTGTCTCAGTTTCTACTCTTAGCACCAATGGGTGCTGTGTGTGGATCAGACTATCACCGAGATTAAGTGCTGGggcatatttttaaagagaaggcCATGATGATCTCTTCCCAAACAGAAAACCAGGAACCACATCCATCTCTCTACAAATGGCAGACAACATCACTGCCAAACTGTTAGCTGtatattttgacaaaattataAACTCATACTAACCACAACTAGTTTTAAAGGTGAATATTCTATTACTCTTTAGATATTTTACCTGTAAAAAATGCACACGATTGGTCACCTCCATTGCTTACTTGGATAAAAACACTTTCTGTGgtgttcctccctcccccaaatgaAGAAAACGATTCAATAACAAGTTTTCAGATTaacaaagaatatattaaaacatcTGACATTCTTTCCACAATTGCATAAAAAAGCAGGCATCCTGAATACTTACAAGGAATAATGAGCTTTTTACATtctcaaaaattaattacaatcagaaaaaaacatCTTCAAGAATATCTTTACTAGCTAACGTGTTTCAGCAAGAAAAGGCCAACCTGTCTTATACCAAGTATTTGCCTACTGGCTGAGATAAACATTCTTAAACAAAACTTTACTGAATAAAGCAATTTATGtgtctttcattattttacatcttaacatttaaaatagttaaatgaGTGGAAGCCTATCTTTTGACCACCAAAATAAACTCTTTCAGCCTGATGCTTTTAAGGTACAGtataaaaagtaatagaaaaaccAGAACTGCATTACAAATGTTTTTGGttcaaaattttctttgaaatcttATGTTCCTTGCCTAGACAAAAATGTGAACAAGACCAAACACTGGCACTTTTTAAAATCCAACAGATATGCAGAGCCTATATTTAgatcaaaaatatcttttattcattaatggtattaaaaaatcttcaaaaatgtaGCATAAAGGTTCAAGTCCTGGGATCCCGAATTTACAACGCCAAGATCCCATGTATCATGGAATTACTAACCCATCCTTCCACAGCCGTAAGTAATGATCACTCTGAGGGAAACTGGCTTGTTTTGAAGTGATAGCTACCAGGACGTTCAGAGTAAGAAATACCACAGTATACAGGCAGTGAATTCAAAGAACAGTAATCCATCACCTAAAATCACATGTTTTCGTTTTGTCTTTAAGATGTATAGATTTCTTCAAGACACCATGAAGATGGCAACAATCAATAACTGCAACTTGATTTgattttactttctccatcaaatttaagaacaaaaataGGAAGTATCCATATTTGGGGACTTTTGACAGtttccaaatgaaagaataaaaggcaAACTTTCATATGTAATTTCTACCATGTACAAAGTCAGTTAGAATTTTATAAAAACGCTTGTGTTTCGATAAAAAATAAGAATCGCCTTCCTACCGCCGGTATGGAATGCGGGTTATGAGACTGGTGAGGAGACTTCTCTTCTGCTAGAGCACCAATTTAAGCACTCAGCAGATTACTTCTCAGTCACAGTAGTTGACTTTCTTATCTGAAAGAACAGCtttgcaaaaaaattaataaacctggAGGCTTAATCCATCATTACCTTGAAAGAATTTAGTGGGTTCAAcaatatttctacttttatatagctcacttccccacccctgccaatgaaataaaacttttccTTTTGAAACACCCCACTGAACTTTGGATTACACCCACCGAAAGGCTTTGAATTACAATttacacaaaataataaaacagaaaagaagcccAAGTCCTATGGGCCAAAATAAGTAGCAAAGTCTAATTCTGGACCCTTGATAGtactttaatacatatttatggaatattAAGCAGTGACTTAAAGCAGAATGGCCTCACTGTGGACATCTTACCACCATAAACTCCAAAAAATTCTACCAGAAATCACAAGACAGAGAGGCAGGAAAACTGATATTGTATATATTGTTCTTGAAAAGCATATGGAGACTACAGTGTGGCTTCTTCCTCTGCTTCAAGTGTCTGGGAGTAAACGGTAATTTGGGATTTAGAGCAGCTGTACTCACTCCGGGGGCTTGGGATCTATGTAAATATATGTCCTGACCTTACTTGTTACACTAACGTCGTTAAATTCAAAATGTGTGCCATATGCTAGCTTTGTTCTCTGTCCCCAATACACTGAGAGTTTCAATTTGTGACAGCGCAAACCAGAGGAAAGCAAACACGCACAGCCCCTCGATGCTGGTCTGGATTCAGAGCCGTGACGGAGCACGTTTGATTACCATGCCCGCCACTACCGAAGCTTTGGAAACCGACGTGGAGGGCTTCCAGAAatcttaatgttttcatttcccaaGTCTTCCATCACTAATTATATGAAATGACCCAAGAGcaagtttttgttattttataaaaatctaaGTGTTACTATTGCTGATTTATATTTCTCACAATTTTCATACAAAAAAAAGTTCTCAGTGACCACAaaataccaaatatttatttttatcaagtgTCAGGATAACTTATTAAAGTTgaggtttatcattttttattgctgaagtATTCTAAGATCTTAATACTGCAAACTACTCCACTTCGATCCGATACATTTTGGACTTACAAACACAGCCGAGATTTAACCAGAACTTAGGCGTCTTAAGAGAATCAAGAGAAGAAATACTTGAACAGTGTTTCATTAATTGCaaatcagtaaaaacaaaaaaacccaaaccacctCAAGTAAAAGATTATACGGATACCATGGAATGAGGAACCATGCACACGACCAAGAACAAATTTCAACAGTAACGAAGTCAAGCCATCCTGTGACTGTAGGTCCAGAAGCACAAGGTGTTTTGGAGCTTTTCTGGGTTGAGTGAGGACATTGCTGATTAACATTAGTTTCCCTCAAACTTATATTCAAGCATGACAGTTCGCACCCTTTATTACTCCTTTCGGAAAGATATGACACAGTTGTTCCTTATGACACAGTTCACGACACAGGCTGAAATCCGGCGAGGGGCTCCGGTCTCCTAGGAGCGAGGCGGGCGGCCTTTTAGCTGTGGGTTTGCTCGTGGCTCCAGAGACTGAACGCCGTCTTGAATGTCCTATGGCAGAGCTTGCACATAAACTGTCTTTTAAACGTGATCGCGGAGAGGGGCGGCGCGTGGTAGAACAGCGTGTCTGACTCCCGGGCCGCGAAGAGCTTGTCGGCGCTGGGAGCCGGGTTCTCGGGCAAGCCCGTGGGGCTGTCGGGCTCCAGGGGCTGGATCTTGGGCAGCGGCGGGGGCAGAGGGGGCGGCGACGGGGAGCCAGTGGGGCCCGGGCCCACCTCGGGCTCCCTGTGCGCCGGGTCCTCGGCGGCCTGAGCCATGTGGGACTGGAAGTGACTCCAGAGCCGGAAGTTGGTGCGGAAAGCCTTGTTGCAGACGTGGCAGATGAAGGGCTTCACGGAGCACAGCAGCTCCTGGTGCCGCTCCAGCTGCTTGGGCGCCGGGAAGGTCTTGCCGCACTTCTCGCATGGCCACAGGTCCTTGGGGGCCGCGCCGGGCTCGGGCGCCTCCTCCTCGGCCCCCTCCGCCGGCTCCTCTTTGACCTGGACCTTCAGCGGCCTGGAGAGGCTGAGGTCTTCGGGGAGGCAGGGCGCGTCTTCCGGGTCGAAGTTCACGGGCTCGGGGCCGCGGCCGCCCGCGGGGTCGTCttcggaggcggcggcggcggtggctgTGGCGGCGTCGGCCCGGCCGGGTTCGGGCAGGGCCTGCGGCCGGGTCGGGCCGCTGGCCTCACCGTTGACGTCGGGCCGGGGCGGGGAGGCGCCCGCGGCCGGGGCCATGCTGTTCTGGTTGTGCACCTCCACCTGGTGCCGCCAGATGCTGAAGGCCGACTTGAAGGTGCGCATGCACTCCAGGCAGGTCAGCTTGCGGTACTCGCACTTGCCCTCGTGCTCGCGCTTGAGCTCGGGCGAGAAGAACCTGAGGCTGCAGTAGGGGCACACGGTGGCCGTGCGGCACAGGCGCTCGTGGCTCCCCTGCTCTAGAAGAGAAGAGAGCTTGGCATTACAGAGGCGGCACAGGTAGAGCTCGGAGCCGCCGCCCGCCGGGCCCCCGGGCGCCGCGCGCTCCCTGGGCCTGGTGGCCCTGCCGGCCCCAAGGGCCTTCTCTCCCGGATGCATCTTCACGTGCTGCTTGAGCTGGGAGAGGAAGCGGTAGGCCTTCCCGCAGGCCGTGCACACGTACGCGCCTTTGGCCCGGGACCTCAGGCTCCTCTTGATGGCTTGCACGGGGGAGCCGCCGGGGCCCTGGAAGCCGGGCCGGCCTCGCCGCAGCTTCAGGATCAGGGCCTTCTTAATCTCCCGCTCCCTCACGATGTCGATCAGCTTCCTCTGGAATTTCTCGTCCAAAACGGCGTGCGAGCTGGCGGCCGGGGACGGGTTCTTCACGATGCCGTGCTGCGTCTGGCAGTGCGTCCACACTTTGAAGTTGGTGTGAAAGCGCTTGTGACAGATGTCGCAGGCGTACGGCTTCTCGGGGTTGTGGTACATGTTCACGTGCCGGTGAAGGCCGGCCGTGGATCTAAAGATCTTAAGGCAGtgtttgcatttaaattttttgtttggtCTCGCACCCTCCAGCTCGCCGAATTCGTCCTTGCTCAAGTCAGAACCCGGGAAGTCGGCCTCGAGGAGAGGCGGGCTCGAGCGCTCCGCACAGGGGTCTCCCGCGCCCGGCGAGCCCCGGCCCTCGGCCTTCGGCTGCTTGGCCGGCAGCCTCCTGTCCGCCTGGAACCGCCTCTTGGCCGGGAGTCGGCTCGCGTCTTGCCGGTCGTCGTCCGCCTGCGGGACCAGGTCCCTCGTGGCGGCCGCAGCGTCCCCCACTGTGACACGGATGATGTCGCCGGGCTCCGGGGGACTGCGCGGCTCGGCCTTGACCCGCACCTCGGGCCCGGGGGCTGCCCCCGGCCGCTCCGCCGGCTGAGACGCGCTGAAGGACCGGAGGCGGTGCGGCTGCGGGGCCGGGGCCCGGGCGTCGGGGACCGCCGCCTCGCTTGCGTCCCTGGAGGACGGCCCCTGAGAGAAGGCGCCAAGCGAGCTCCCCGCCGCGTCGCCCGAGCCCGAGCAGGAGCCCTGCGGGGGCTGCAGGTCGGCGGCGGGCGCGAAGACGGGGACCTGGCTGTCCATTGACAGCGAGCGGCGGAGGAGGCTCTTGACGAGCGGGCCGCTTCTGTCCACGCCCTGGCCCCCGGGCACCGGCCCCCCGGCCGGGATCACCAGCCCCAGCCTGGAGTAGTAGAGCAGGTTCCTGTCCTCGCCCGGCCCGCCGCCCCGGCCCGCCTCCTTCAGCAGGAAGGGCGTCTCCGGGGCGCCGCGCAGAGACAGCACGGGCGGCCGCGGGCTCCGCAGCGCCAGCTCCACGGCCACGCCTCGGGGGAGCGGAGCGCTGGCGCCCGGCCTCTCGTCCGCGGCCGCCCGGTCCTGCGGCGGCTTCGAAGGCGGCGCCGCGCCCCGCTTGGCCAGGCCGCCTCGGCTCGGCTCCTCCGATGGCCCGGCGAGCTCGGGGGGCCTCGCGAGGCCCGCGGGGCCATCTTTCGGCCGACTCTTCTCAGCTGCTGCCACGTGGTGCGCTGGCTCCGCGGGCTTGGGACCGGGGGCCTTACTGGCGTTGGCCTGGACGGCGATGCCGGGGGAGGGCCGAGGAGGGTGGCTGAGGTCGGCTGGATTCGGACTCACGGGTTTCCCCTGGGCCTCGTTTCTACTTTGACAAACGAT from Phocoena phocoena chromosome 4, mPhoPho1.1, whole genome shotgun sequence includes:
- the ZBTB21 gene encoding zinc finger and BTB domain-containing protein 21 isoform X2; its protein translation is MEGLLHYINPAHAISLLSALNEERLKGQLCDVLLIVGDQKFRAHKNVLAASSEYFQSLFTSQENGSQTVFQLDFCEPDAFDNVLNYIYSSSLFVEKGSLAAVQELGYSLGISFLTNIASKTPQAPFPTCPSRKKPFAEDDETSSQKRSVIVCQSRNEAQGKPVSPNPADLSHPPRPSPGIAVQANASKAPGPKPAEPAHHVAAAEKSRPKDGPAGLARPPELAGPSEEPSRGGLAKRGAAPPSKPPQDRAAADERPGASAPLPRGVAVELALRSPRPPVLSLRGAPETPFLLKEAGRGGGPGEDRNLLYYSRLGLVIPAGGPVPGGQGVDRSGPLVKSLLRRSLSMDSQVPVFAPAADLQPPQGSCSGSGDAAGSSLGAFSQGPSSRDASEAAVPDARAPAPQPHRLRSFSASQPAERPGAAPGPEVRVKAEPRSPPEPGDIIRVTVGDAAAATRDLVPQADDDRQDASRLPAKRRFQADRRLPAKQPKAEGRGSPGAGDPCAERSSPPLLEADFPGSDLSKDEFEQGSHERLCRTATVCPYCSLRFFSPELKREHEGKCEYRKLTCLECMRTFKSAFSIWRHQVEVHNQNSMAPAAGASPPRPDVNGEASGPTRPQALPEPGRADAATATAAAASEDDPAGGRGPEPVNFDPEDAPCLPEDLSLSRPLKVQVKEEPAEGAEEEAPEPGAAPKDLWPCEKCGKTFPAPKQLERHQELLCSVKPFICHVCNKAFRTNFRLWSHFQSHMAQAAEDPAHREPEVGPGPTGSPSPPPLPPPLPKIQPLEPDSPTGLPENPAPSADKLFAARESDTLFYHAPPLSAITFKRQFMCKLCHRTFKTAFSLWSHEQTHS
- the ZBTB21 gene encoding zinc finger and BTB domain-containing protein 21 isoform X1, with the protein product MEGLLHYINPAHAISLLSALNEERLKGQLCDVLLIVGDQKFRAHKNVLAASSEYFQSLFTSQENGSQTVFQLDFCEPDAFDNVLNYIYSSSLFVEKGSLAAVQELGYSLGISFLTNIASKTPQAPFPTCPSRKKPFAEDDETSSQKRSVIVCQSRNEAQGKPVSPNPADLSHPPRPSPGIAVQANASKAPGPKPAEPAHHVAAAEKSRPKDGPAGLARPPELAGPSEEPSRGGLAKRGAAPPSKPPQDRAAADERPGASAPLPRGVAVELALRSPRPPVLSLRGAPETPFLLKEAGRGGGPGEDRNLLYYSRLGLVIPAGGPVPGGQGVDRSGPLVKSLLRRSLSMDSQVPVFAPAADLQPPQGSCSGSGDAAGSSLGAFSQGPSSRDASEAAVPDARAPAPQPHRLRSFSASQPAERPGAAPGPEVRVKAEPRSPPEPGDIIRVTVGDAAAATRDLVPQADDDRQDASRLPAKRRFQADRRLPAKQPKAEGRGSPGAGDPCAERSSPPLLEADFPGSDLSKDEFGELEGARPNKKFKCKHCLKIFRSTAGLHRHVNMYHNPEKPYACDICHKRFHTNFKVWTHCQTQHGIVKNPSPAASSHAVLDEKFQRKLIDIVREREIKKALILKLRRGRPGFQGPGGSPVQAIKRSLRSRAKGAYVCTACGKAYRFLSQLKQHVKMHPGEKALGAGRATRPRERAAPGGPAGGGSELYLCRLCNAKLSSLLEQGSHERLCRTATVCPYCSLRFFSPELKREHEGKCEYRKLTCLECMRTFKSAFSIWRHQVEVHNQNSMAPAAGASPPRPDVNGEASGPTRPQALPEPGRADAATATAAAASEDDPAGGRGPEPVNFDPEDAPCLPEDLSLSRPLKVQVKEEPAEGAEEEAPEPGAAPKDLWPCEKCGKTFPAPKQLERHQELLCSVKPFICHVCNKAFRTNFRLWSHFQSHMAQAAEDPAHREPEVGPGPTGSPSPPPLPPPLPKIQPLEPDSPTGLPENPAPSADKLFAARESDTLFYHAPPLSAITFKRQFMCKLCHRTFKTAFSLWSHEQTHS